The following proteins are co-located in the uncultured Draconibacterium sp. genome:
- a CDS encoding V-type ATP synthase subunit K — translation MTTAVILAYTGLAIMLIFSGVGSAIGVSKGGNATVGALKKNPDKFGSYLLLSALPGTQGLYGFAGFFIINSSGIITANMTMLQGVAIMAAGLTLGFVGFFSALNQGDVTSNGIAGIGSGHDIFGKTMVLAVFPELYAIIAFAATFLISMSL, via the coding sequence ATGACAACAGCAGTTATTTTAGCGTACACAGGATTAGCCATTATGCTGATTTTTTCAGGAGTTGGCAGTGCCATTGGAGTTTCGAAAGGAGGAAATGCAACCGTTGGTGCACTTAAAAAGAATCCCGACAAATTTGGCAGTTACCTGCTTTTAAGCGCTTTGCCGGGCACCCAGGGATTATATGGTTTTGCTGGTTTTTTTATCATCAACAGCTCGGGAATAATTACTGCAAACATGACCATGCTGCAGGGAGTTGCAATTATGGCTGCAGGATTAACTCTGGGTTTTGTAGGATTTTTTTCAGCCCTTAACCAGGGAGATGTAACTTCAAATGGTATTGCCGGAATAGGATCAGGACACGATATTTTTGGAAAAACAATGGTGTTGGCCGTGTTTCCTGAACTTTATGCAATTATTGCATTTGCAGCCACATTTTTAATCAGCATGAGTTTGTAA
- a CDS encoding V-type ATPase 116kDa subunit family protein yields MVFHTEYLSFLKELQELGVVHVAQKEVQYSAELEQKYAQVSACENTILFLSKRETELTAPENTANEKEIIETIIQKQKELEQLESKLEETSKQYEKALPWGDFSPELIDRLKQQNIHFQFYAISKKQYTEIVLEDLPLVLLSEQGNQVLLVLVKTGSSAFEIEAEEIKLPETPCSKLKEQITGLEKAIETIELDFDKFAANSIPKLKEYKAKLIDEIKFEAVIENTQKQADNKLMLLEGWVPKSKNLALNRFLDTSSVVYLSQRATPDDDIPVLLKNNRFSKLFEPIGSMFSLPNYAELDLTVFFAPFFMLFFGFCLGDAGYGLLFLIGAGIYKIKAAKQVKPYLTLIQFLGLATILFGAISGTLFGINLIETELPFTNNLRNLFLDPDKMFSLALFLGGVQILFGLFIKAANQAKQFGFRYALATLGWLTILIGSVAYFLLVRVKLIQPNTTILYMILGAGGFFVLFFSDPGVNVFARIGKGIWDIYSTVTGIFGDLLSYIRLFALGLSSAILGFVINDIGLQILGSSKILGPVFFAVFLILGHTLNILISSLGSFVHPMRLTFVEFYKNAGFKGGGKEYIPFKK; encoded by the coding sequence TTGGTATTCCACACAGAATACTTGTCATTCCTGAAAGAGTTACAGGAACTGGGAGTAGTTCATGTGGCACAAAAAGAAGTACAGTATTCAGCTGAGTTGGAGCAAAAATATGCACAGGTAAGCGCATGCGAAAACACAATACTCTTCCTGTCAAAACGTGAAACAGAACTGACTGCGCCAGAAAATACAGCCAACGAAAAGGAAATCATTGAAACCATTATTCAAAAGCAGAAAGAACTGGAACAGCTTGAGTCAAAATTGGAAGAAACCAGTAAACAGTACGAAAAAGCACTTCCGTGGGGAGACTTTTCACCGGAGTTAATCGACCGGCTAAAACAACAAAACATACATTTTCAGTTCTACGCCATAAGCAAGAAGCAATACACAGAAATAGTATTGGAAGATTTGCCTTTGGTACTTCTTTCGGAACAAGGAAACCAGGTTCTTTTGGTACTTGTAAAAACCGGCAGTTCTGCTTTTGAGATTGAAGCGGAAGAAATAAAATTACCGGAAACGCCCTGCTCAAAACTAAAAGAACAAATAACCGGGCTTGAAAAGGCCATTGAAACCATCGAATTGGATTTTGATAAATTCGCGGCCAATTCCATTCCGAAATTAAAAGAATACAAAGCAAAACTGATTGATGAAATTAAGTTTGAAGCTGTAATTGAAAATACCCAAAAACAAGCCGACAATAAATTAATGCTACTTGAAGGCTGGGTGCCAAAATCCAAAAATCTGGCTCTTAACCGGTTTTTGGATACCAGCAGTGTTGTATATCTTTCTCAAAGAGCCACACCGGACGACGATATTCCGGTGCTCTTAAAAAACAACCGGTTTAGCAAACTATTTGAACCCATTGGCTCCATGTTCTCGCTGCCCAATTATGCAGAATTGGACTTAACCGTATTTTTTGCGCCGTTTTTTATGTTGTTTTTTGGTTTTTGTCTTGGCGATGCAGGCTACGGACTTTTGTTTTTAATTGGTGCCGGTATTTATAAGATTAAAGCCGCAAAACAAGTAAAACCGTACCTTACTTTAATCCAGTTTTTAGGTTTGGCGACCATCCTTTTTGGTGCAATTTCGGGTACTTTGTTTGGTATAAATTTAATCGAAACGGAACTTCCGTTTACCAACAATCTGCGTAACCTTTTTTTAGATCCTGATAAAATGTTCAGCCTGGCCTTGTTCCTGGGTGGCGTGCAAATTCTGTTCGGACTATTTATAAAAGCTGCAAACCAGGCAAAACAATTTGGATTCCGATATGCATTGGCAACTTTAGGGTGGCTAACCATTCTTATCGGCAGTGTAGCCTATTTCCTGCTTGTTCGTGTTAAACTTATTCAGCCAAATACAACCATTTTGTACATGATTCTTGGTGCCGGCGGATTTTTTGTGCTTTTTTTCAGCGATCCGGGCGTAAACGTGTTCGCTCGAATTGGAAAAGGAATTTGGGACATCTATTCCACAGTTACCGGTATTTTTGGCGATTTATTATCCTACATCCGCTTGTTTGCACTCGGACTTTCAAGTGCCATTTTAGGCTTTGTAATTAACGACATTGGATTACAGATTTTAGGTTCATCAAAAATACTGGGCCCGGTTTTCTTTGCCGTTTTTCTTATTCTCGGGCACACACTGAACATACTCATTTCTTCGTTGGGATCGTTTGTTCACCCCATGCGTTTAACCTTTGTCGAGTTTTATAAAAATGCAGGTTTTAAAGGCGGCGGAAAAGAATATATCCCATTTAAGAAATAA
- a CDS encoding V-type ATP synthase subunit D: MTIKFQYNKTALQSLNKQLKIRLKALPTLKNKEAALRLEVKKAKDKTFELEREVAQKISSNTKSMGLWNEYIPKLLTISEVKTSSKKIAGVSIPILNEIFFNEPKFSLFEQPKWFPQGIEYVKELAMIVIEKEIFNRKMLLLDHARRKTTQKVNLYEKVQIPGYQDAIRKIKRFLEDEENLSKSAQKIVKKRQQKQKETIG, translated from the coding sequence TTGACGATAAAATTTCAATACAATAAAACAGCACTTCAAAGTCTGAACAAGCAGTTAAAGATAAGACTGAAGGCACTTCCTACACTAAAAAACAAGGAGGCAGCGCTGCGTTTGGAAGTAAAAAAGGCCAAAGACAAGACTTTTGAACTGGAGAGAGAAGTAGCTCAAAAGATAAGTTCAAATACCAAATCGATGGGATTATGGAACGAATATATTCCGAAGCTTTTAACCATTAGTGAGGTAAAAACATCGTCGAAAAAAATAGCCGGAGTATCGATTCCAATACTGAATGAAATCTTTTTTAACGAACCTAAATTCAGCCTTTTTGAGCAGCCCAAATGGTTTCCGCAAGGCATTGAATATGTAAAAGAACTGGCAATGATTGTTATCGAGAAAGAAATTTTTAACAGGAAAATGCTGTTGCTCGACCATGCCCGGAGAAAGACAACTCAGAAAGTTAATTTGTACGAAAAGGTTCAGATTCCTGGGTATCAAGACGCCATCAGAAAAATAAAACGCTTTTTGGAAGATGAAGAAAACCTTTCCAAATCGGCTCAAAAAATTGTAAAAAAACGCCAGCAAAAACAAAAAGAAACGATCGGATGA
- a CDS encoding universal stress protein: protein MENQLITLLRIKTHNLGSFVKDKLESNGIEVFFTNENLSKSDKYNPNEVLLKVKAKETEKAIQILLRIHKDYDLDKIKEDIGFTDLRKILVPVKLSEDCIELCRYAFSLAKKTKAEVKLLYVYTDPTFNEPDKHTASWEKHVRMELEEAFQKAQLKLVNFSRKLQKQIPKEILDNVKIHYRMLKGTPVNVITDACKRYEPNVIVMGANTQKSEDGEFYGKTLLKVIENTQYPVLTVPESASFKGKEKINVMYATNFYDSDNSSLNKLLDILKEFDKKIHCVHIDLQDDPHHQEKVEELNKMLDQNYSEHNIKCVLFESENIIKGFDDFIKANDIDIISISKVKHSAFYKLFHSDLSAQLVTTEKVPVLIFPI from the coding sequence ATGGAAAATCAATTAATTACACTATTGAGAATTAAAACACACAATCTTGGCAGTTTTGTGAAAGACAAACTGGAATCGAACGGAATAGAAGTATTTTTCACCAACGAAAATTTATCGAAAAGTGATAAATACAATCCCAATGAGGTCTTGTTAAAGGTAAAAGCAAAGGAAACAGAAAAAGCAATTCAAATTCTTTTGCGAATTCATAAAGATTATGACCTCGACAAAATAAAAGAGGATATCGGCTTTACAGACTTACGAAAAATACTGGTTCCGGTAAAACTTAGCGAAGATTGTATTGAATTGTGCCGCTACGCATTTAGTCTGGCTAAAAAAACCAAGGCCGAGGTTAAACTGCTTTATGTGTATACCGATCCCACTTTTAATGAACCCGATAAACATACGGCATCGTGGGAAAAACATGTAAGAATGGAGCTGGAAGAAGCATTTCAGAAAGCACAACTTAAATTGGTAAATTTTAGTAGAAAACTGCAAAAACAAATTCCAAAGGAAATTCTTGACAACGTTAAAATACATTACCGAATGCTAAAGGGAACTCCCGTAAATGTAATTACAGATGCTTGCAAGCGCTACGAGCCAAACGTAATTGTTATGGGTGCCAACACCCAAAAAAGTGAGGATGGCGAATTTTATGGGAAAACCTTGTTGAAGGTGATTGAAAATACACAATATCCGGTATTGACAGTTCCTGAATCAGCTTCGTTTAAAGGCAAAGAAAAGATAAATGTGATGTACGCCACCAACTTTTATGATTCCGATAATTCCTCACTAAATAAGCTTTTGGATATTTTAAAAGAATTCGATAAAAAGATTCATTGCGTTCACATCGATCTGCAAGATGATCCGCATCACCAGGAAAAGGTGGAAGAACTAAACAAAATGCTTGATCAGAATTACAGCGAGCATAACATTAAATGCGTACTCTTTGAAAGCGAAAACATTATCAAAGGCTTCGACGATTTTATAAAAGCCAACGACATTGATATTATCTCCATTTCAAAAGTAAAACATTCGGCATTTTACAAATTGTTCCACTCCGATTTATCGGCACAACTGGTTACCACCGAAAAAGTTCCCGTGTTAATTTTCCCGATTTAA